One genomic window of Moorella glycerini includes the following:
- a CDS encoding copper ion binding protein: protein MAEATLQVEGMTCNHCKMSVEKALRGLEGITVVAVDLAAKTAHVTYDPAKVNLEAMKKAVTEAGYEVK, encoded by the coding sequence ATGGCTGAAGCTACCCTGCAGGTCGAAGGGATGACCTGTAATCACTGCAAAATGAGCGTGGAAAAGGCCCTGAGGGGCCTGGAAGGTATCACGGTAGTAGCAGTCGACCTGGCGGCTAAAACGGCCCATGTTACTTATGATCCTGCTAAGGTAAACCTGGAAGCTATGAAAAAGGCTGTAACTGAGGCTGGTTATGAAGTAAAGTAA
- the trxB gene encoding thioredoxin-disulfide reductase: MPHDLLIIGGGPAGLTAALYGARGGLDTVVLEMGAPGGQAGQTDRIENYPGFPEGINGMELAMKFAEQAQRFGARIEMTTVQRVELNGEIKKVFTGSGEFTARAVIIASGAHPRPLGVPGEEEFRGRGVSYCATCDGAFFRDKKVAVVGGGDSAVEEALFLTRFASQVTIIHRRDALRATKVLQERARDNPKISFHWNTVVTGIMGREKISSLELKDVKSGVTREEAFDGVFIFIGLEPNTGFLKGALTLDSQGYIITRENLATSIPGVFAAGDVRAKDFRQVSTAVGDGAVAAMAAERYLAGL; the protein is encoded by the coding sequence GTGCCCCATGATTTGCTAATTATCGGTGGGGGTCCGGCCGGGCTGACGGCGGCTCTTTACGGCGCCCGGGGCGGGTTGGATACCGTGGTGCTGGAGATGGGTGCTCCTGGTGGTCAGGCCGGGCAGACGGACAGGATTGAAAATTATCCTGGCTTCCCCGAAGGCATTAACGGTATGGAACTCGCCATGAAGTTTGCCGAACAGGCCCAGCGTTTCGGTGCCAGGATAGAGATGACCACAGTCCAGAGAGTGGAGCTTAACGGGGAAATTAAAAAAGTCTTCACCGGGAGCGGCGAGTTTACGGCGAGGGCAGTAATCATCGCCAGCGGTGCTCACCCGCGGCCCCTGGGAGTACCGGGGGAAGAGGAGTTTCGCGGCCGGGGCGTTTCCTACTGCGCCACCTGCGACGGCGCTTTCTTCCGGGACAAAAAGGTCGCTGTAGTCGGCGGGGGTGACTCGGCAGTGGAAGAAGCTCTCTTTCTGACCCGTTTTGCCAGCCAGGTGACCATTATCCACCGCCGTGACGCCTTAAGGGCAACGAAAGTACTCCAGGAACGGGCCCGGGATAACCCCAAGATTTCCTTCCACTGGAATACAGTTGTAACAGGGATTATGGGCCGGGAAAAGATCAGCAGCCTGGAGTTAAAAGATGTAAAAAGCGGTGTCACCAGGGAAGAAGCCTTCGACGGGGTCTTTATTTTTATCGGCCTGGAGCCCAACACCGGTTTCCTGAAGGGGGCCCTGACCCTGGATTCCCAGGGGTATATTATTACCCGCGAAAACCTGGCCACGTCCATCCCCGGTGTTTTTGCCGCCGGCGACGTCCGAGCCAAGGATTTCCGCCAGGTGAGTACGGCTGTAGGTGACGGGGCAGTGGCGGCCATGGCGGCCGAGCGCTACCTGGCCGGCCTGTAG
- a CDS encoding M23 family metallopeptidase: protein MPPPGKLPDVAAAAGRFLKKWPARWKETDGRKKKKFYLLSGILAGGLLLLAGWYQFTAPNAWAVIINGRQVAVVTSRVDVNQVIQDVLKERGAGSYQGLQITDQVDYKKVRVNPREIVDGQQLKNILQGTLHFVAAATVITINGQPELIVRDDSIAEAVLAELKQAYLPLPGNGEIQEVRFLEQVAYEHRPARPEEILSPEAALARLKGTSPASQEYIVKEGDSLWTIAREHGLLVDDIRAANPEIKGERLDIGQRLRLTTEKPLLQVMVVYSQEVQEPVPYDVKVETNTDLLRGQERVKQAGSEGQRLVTYQVVTKNGVQVEKKVIQEQVLKEPVTKIVERGTRVVLASRGGSGRLAWPIRGSITSPYGYRGREFHSGMDIDGYVGQPVGAAEAGTVTFAGYDGGYGRMIAIDHGGGLVTRYAHLSGFNVRVGQQVSRGQVIGYVGVSGRTTGSHLHFEVLVNGSFRNPYGFLN, encoded by the coding sequence ATGCCGCCGCCAGGTAAGTTGCCCGATGTGGCGGCCGCAGCAGGTCGTTTCTTAAAGAAATGGCCGGCACGGTGGAAAGAAACAGACGGCAGGAAGAAAAAAAAGTTTTACTTACTAAGCGGTATCCTGGCCGGGGGATTGCTGCTGCTGGCAGGATGGTACCAGTTTACCGCTCCCAACGCCTGGGCAGTAATAATTAACGGCCGGCAGGTGGCTGTGGTTACCAGCCGGGTTGATGTCAACCAGGTTATCCAGGATGTCCTCAAGGAACGCGGGGCAGGAAGTTACCAGGGCTTACAGATCACCGACCAGGTTGACTATAAAAAAGTCCGGGTCAACCCGCGGGAAATCGTGGATGGCCAGCAATTGAAAAATATATTGCAAGGCACGCTACATTTCGTGGCGGCAGCGACGGTAATAACCATTAACGGTCAACCAGAGCTTATCGTGCGGGATGATAGTATTGCGGAAGCGGTACTGGCCGAATTAAAACAAGCCTACCTGCCGCTGCCGGGGAACGGGGAGATCCAGGAGGTCAGGTTCCTGGAGCAGGTAGCCTATGAGCACCGGCCGGCCCGGCCAGAAGAAATTTTAAGCCCGGAGGCAGCCCTGGCCAGGCTCAAGGGAACTTCTCCTGCGAGCCAGGAGTATATCGTTAAAGAAGGCGATTCCCTGTGGACCATCGCCCGGGAACACGGGTTGCTGGTTGACGATATTAGAGCAGCCAACCCGGAAATCAAGGGCGAACGCCTGGATATTGGCCAGCGGTTGCGACTCACGACAGAGAAACCCCTCCTCCAGGTAATGGTCGTCTATAGCCAGGAAGTGCAAGAGCCTGTTCCCTATGATGTGAAAGTAGAAACGAATACCGACCTCTTACGAGGCCAGGAAAGGGTAAAACAGGCGGGGTCAGAGGGCCAACGCCTGGTTACCTACCAGGTAGTGACCAAAAATGGCGTCCAGGTTGAGAAAAAAGTTATCCAGGAGCAGGTACTGAAAGAACCTGTCACCAAAATAGTGGAACGGGGTACGCGGGTAGTCCTGGCTTCCCGCGGCGGTTCCGGCCGCCTGGCCTGGCCCATCCGCGGCTCTATTACTTCCCCCTATGGTTATCGCGGCCGGGAGTTCCACTCTGGCATGGATATTGATGGTTACGTCGGGCAGCCGGTAGGGGCCGCCGAGGCCGGGACGGTAACCTTTGCCGGTTACGACGGCGGCTACGGCCGGATGATTGCCATTGACCACGGCGGCGGCCTGGTCACCCGGTATGCCCATCTATCGGGCTTTAACGTCCGTGTGGGCCAGCAGGTGAGCCGGGGGCAGGTTATCGGCTATGTAGGTGTTAGCGGCCGTACCACCGGGTCCCACCTCCACTTTGAAGTCCTGGTCAATGGCAGTTTCCGTAACCCGTACGGATTTTTAAACTAG
- the scfB gene encoding thioether cross-link-forming SCIFF peptide maturase, with the protein MPSLNLQNVDWQGDVHWFDFEDLCLLLDVNSGAVHIIDAPTRAVLEELRAGEEHGTLTEADWLALLPLSTREWGAGTVREVCQELAAKQAGGTLFTVDEAGRAYRPPEPSLQALCLHVAHDCNMRCRYCFAGGGPFGGERGLMSRETGYQALDLLFKESGSRPRVEIDFFGGEPLLNLGVVQDLVAYGRERAVATGKKISFTLTTNGLGLTPAIEKYLIENQISVILSLDGRPEVHDLNRRTVSGQGTYHLVVPREQHFVAAREHRDYWVRGTYTRQNLDFTRDILHMVELGFRYLSLEPVVAAPEAEYAIKEEDLPRLAREYRYLARAYLEARAKGKPFNFFHFNINAAAGPCLTKRLTGCGAGTSYLAVTPGGDLYPCHQLVGRRDYCLGNVRKGILRPDLREDFRQAYVYNQPACSRCWARFYCSGGCHAANLAATGDLRQPAPVPCAIQQMRLEAALYVQVKEVVKG; encoded by the coding sequence TTGCCATCCCTAAATCTCCAAAATGTTGACTGGCAGGGGGATGTCCACTGGTTCGACTTTGAAGACCTCTGCTTGCTCCTGGACGTCAATAGTGGTGCTGTCCATATAATCGACGCTCCCACCCGGGCTGTTCTGGAAGAACTGCGGGCCGGGGAAGAACATGGCACCTTAACCGAAGCCGACTGGCTGGCGCTCTTGCCCTTGTCCACCCGGGAGTGGGGTGCCGGCACAGTCCGGGAAGTCTGCCAGGAACTGGCGGCCAAACAGGCCGGGGGAACCCTCTTTACCGTCGATGAGGCAGGCCGGGCCTACCGGCCACCGGAGCCCAGCCTCCAGGCCCTCTGCCTCCACGTGGCCCATGACTGCAATATGCGTTGCCGTTACTGCTTTGCCGGCGGTGGCCCCTTTGGCGGCGAGCGGGGCTTAATGAGCCGGGAGACGGGATACCAGGCCCTGGACTTGCTTTTTAAAGAATCCGGCAGCCGCCCCCGGGTAGAAATCGACTTCTTTGGCGGGGAGCCGCTGCTCAATCTCGGCGTCGTTCAGGATCTGGTAGCTTACGGCCGGGAAAGGGCGGTGGCTACCGGGAAAAAGATCAGCTTTACCCTGACCACCAATGGCCTGGGCTTGACGCCGGCCATCGAGAAGTACCTCATTGAGAACCAGATCAGTGTCATTTTGAGCCTTGACGGTCGCCCGGAAGTCCATGACCTTAACCGGCGGACCGTCTCCGGCCAGGGCACTTATCATTTAGTTGTCCCCCGGGAACAGCATTTTGTCGCCGCCCGGGAGCACCGTGACTACTGGGTGCGGGGAACCTATACCCGCCAGAACCTCGATTTTACCAGGGACATCCTGCATATGGTAGAATTAGGATTTCGTTACCTGTCCCTGGAACCGGTAGTAGCCGCACCGGAGGCTGAATATGCTATTAAGGAGGAGGACCTGCCGCGTCTGGCCCGGGAATACCGCTACCTGGCCCGGGCTTACCTGGAGGCCAGGGCTAAAGGCAAGCCCTTTAACTTTTTCCATTTTAACATTAATGCGGCTGCCGGGCCCTGCCTCACCAAAAGGCTTACCGGTTGTGGTGCGGGCACCAGTTACCTGGCGGTAACCCCCGGCGGTGACCTTTATCCCTGCCACCAGCTGGTGGGGAGAAGGGATTACTGCCTGGGCAACGTCCGGAAAGGGATCTTGCGCCCTGATTTAAGGGAAGATTTTCGCCAGGCCTACGTTTACAACCAGCCGGCCTGCAGCCGCTGCTGGGCTCGTTTCTACTGCAGCGGTGGATGCCATGCGGCCAACCTGGCTGCTACCGGGGATTTGCGGCAACCAGCGCCTGTACCTTGCGCCATCCAGCAGATGCGCCTGGAAGCGGCCCTCTATGTCCAGGTCAAGGAAGTTGTTAAAGGCTGA
- the scfA gene encoding six-cysteine ranthipeptide SCIFF yields MMHIKTVFTPRLQESMRQGGCGNCHVSCQSACKTSITVSNQPCEREEKK; encoded by the coding sequence CTGATGCACATCAAGACGGTGTTCACGCCCCGCCTGCAGGAGAGCATGAGGCAAGGCGGCTGCGGCAACTGTCATGTTTCCTGCCAGTCGGCCTGCAAGACCTCCATTACCGTCAGCAACCAGCCCTGCGAACGTGAAGAAAAGAAGTAA
- the rpsI gene encoding 30S ribosomal protein S9 yields the protein MAQVQFYGTGRRKNAVARVRLVPGEGRVLINERPLDEYFGQQILAMQVRQPLEVTNNMGRFDVLAKVEGGGISGQAGAVRMGIARALLQADADLRPVLKRNGFLTRDPRMKERRKYGLKKARKAPQFSKR from the coding sequence TTGGCCCAGGTACAGTTTTACGGTACGGGAAGGCGAAAAAATGCCGTGGCCCGGGTGCGCCTGGTTCCCGGCGAGGGCCGGGTGTTAATTAACGAGCGCCCCCTCGATGAGTATTTTGGCCAGCAGATCCTGGCGATGCAGGTACGCCAGCCCCTGGAAGTAACCAATAACATGGGCCGCTTTGATGTCCTGGCTAAAGTTGAGGGCGGCGGGATCAGCGGCCAGGCCGGTGCCGTCAGGATGGGCATCGCCAGGGCCCTGTTACAGGCCGATGCCGACCTGCGCCCGGTGCTGAAACGTAATGGCTTCCTTACCCGTGACCCGCGGATGAAGGAAAGAAGGAAGTACGGCTTAAAGAAGGCCCGCAAGGCACCGCAATTCTCCAAGCGTTAA
- the rplM gene encoding 50S ribosomal protein L13 → MTTFMAKPHEVERKWYIIDAAGKTLGRVATEAARLLRGKHKSIFTPHVDCGDHVIVINAEKVRLTGKKLLQKKYIRHSGYPGGLKVMNYAQLLKTFPERAIEKAVKGMIPHNRLGRQMAKKLKVYRGDSHPHAAQRPEAWEIKD, encoded by the coding sequence ATGACCACCTTTATGGCCAAACCACATGAGGTGGAGCGGAAGTGGTATATTATTGACGCGGCCGGTAAAACTCTGGGTCGCGTAGCTACCGAAGCTGCCCGTCTCCTAAGGGGCAAGCATAAATCCATCTTTACCCCCCATGTGGATTGTGGTGATCACGTTATTGTTATAAACGCAGAAAAAGTACGCCTTACCGGCAAAAAGCTCCTGCAAAAGAAATATATCCGCCACAGCGGTTACCCTGGCGGCTTAAAGGTTATGAATTATGCCCAGCTATTAAAGACTTTTCCCGAGCGAGCCATTGAGAAGGCCGTTAAAGGGATGATCCCCCATAATCGCCTGGGCCGGCAAATGGCCAAGAAACTCAAAGTCTACCGGGGCGACAGTCATCCCCACGCGGCCCAGCGGCCGGAAGCCTGGGAGATCAAGGATTAA
- the truA gene encoding tRNA pseudouridine(38-40) synthase TruA: MPHLKITLAYDGTNYAGWQVQPVAHGPTIQGVVAAALNRLTGERICPVAAGRTDAGVHARGQVISFSTASRIPVERWPLALNSLLPEDIAALAAEVAPPGFHARYSARWKWYRYTIYNHSLPDIFSRRYSWQVRHPLDFAAMARGASYLTGRHDFRSFCAAGSPVRHYEREVLKAHLRRQGNFIFFDVVANGFLYHMVRIMAGTLVEIGRGRLQPEDVPVILAARSREKAGPTAPPQGLCLERVAY, translated from the coding sequence ATGCCGCACCTGAAAATTACCCTGGCCTATGACGGCACCAATTACGCCGGCTGGCAGGTGCAGCCGGTGGCCCACGGGCCTACCATCCAGGGTGTCGTAGCCGCAGCCTTAAACCGGCTGACAGGGGAAAGGATCTGCCCGGTGGCTGCGGGGCGGACGGACGCCGGGGTTCATGCCCGCGGCCAGGTAATCAGCTTCAGTACCGCCAGCCGCATACCGGTAGAGCGCTGGCCCTTGGCCTTGAACAGCCTCCTGCCGGAAGATATAGCGGCCCTGGCTGCCGAGGTAGCCCCGCCGGGGTTCCATGCTCGTTACAGCGCCCGGTGGAAATGGTACCGCTATACCATTTACAACCACAGCCTGCCCGATATCTTCAGCCGCCGTTACAGCTGGCAGGTACGTCACCCCCTGGACTTTGCAGCTATGGCCAGAGGCGCAAGTTACCTGACGGGCCGGCATGATTTCCGCTCCTTTTGCGCCGCCGGCAGCCCGGTGCGTCACTATGAACGTGAGGTTCTGAAGGCGCACTTACGCCGCCAGGGCAACTTTATTTTTTTTGATGTGGTGGCTAACGGCTTTCTCTACCATATGGTAAGGATTATGGCCGGCACCCTGGTGGAAATTGGCAGGGGACGCCTGCAACCGGAGGATGTCCCGGTAATACTTGCCGCCCGTTCCCGGGAAAAGGCGGGCCCGACGGCCCCGCCCCAGGGGCTGTGCCTGGAAAGGGTAGCATACTAA
- a CDS encoding energy-coupling factor transporter transmembrane component T family protein, whose product MLIELGQYIPGTSSIHHLDPRSKLLGLLLYGIALLAAPTGMAASLTGATILPVIILAGLAPAFIWRQLRPLIVFLLIIFIFQVAFTPGEVMAVVGPVRITREGLNYGLLALARVFFLVLAAAVLMATTDPLALADGLERLLRPGQRLGLPAGELALMLTLALRFVPTLLEEAERIMRAQVARGATFQGSKIKNLMPLVIPLFVSAFRRAEGLAEAMEARAYQGGQGRTRMRELHFKAADYLFLLLAGLLAAGSAYYRLRFGS is encoded by the coding sequence ATGCTGATCGAGCTGGGGCAATATATCCCGGGGACAAGCAGCATCCATCACCTGGATCCCCGGTCTAAACTGCTGGGCCTGCTCCTTTACGGCATAGCCCTCCTTGCTGCGCCAACGGGTATGGCTGCAAGCCTTACCGGGGCAACCATTTTACCGGTAATAATCCTGGCCGGCCTGGCACCGGCCTTTATCTGGCGCCAGTTGAGGCCGCTAATTGTTTTCCTGTTAATTATCTTTATCTTCCAGGTGGCGTTCACACCGGGGGAAGTAATGGCTGTGGTGGGCCCGGTGAGGATTACCCGGGAGGGGCTTAACTACGGTTTACTGGCCCTGGCCAGGGTGTTTTTCCTGGTCCTGGCCGCGGCTGTACTCATGGCCACGACCGATCCCCTGGCCCTGGCTGACGGCCTGGAGCGGCTGCTAAGACCAGGGCAGAGGCTGGGCCTGCCGGCCGGTGAACTGGCCCTGATGCTGACCCTGGCCCTCAGATTTGTGCCTACCCTGCTGGAAGAAGCCGAGCGGATTATGCGGGCGCAAGTTGCCCGGGGAGCGACCTTCCAGGGCAGCAAGATTAAAAACTTAATGCCCCTGGTCATCCCTCTTTTTGTCAGTGCCTTTCGCCGGGCCGAAGGCCTGGCCGAAGCCATGGAAGCCCGGGCCTACCAGGGGGGCCAGGGCCGCACCCGGATGCGGGAGTTGCATTTCAAGGCGGCAGATTATCTCTTCCTCCTGCTGGCCGGCCTCCTAGCGGCCGGGTCGGCGTATTACCGGCTAAGGTTTGGAAGTTAG
- a CDS encoding energy-coupling factor transporter ATPase — translation MEIGLQEVSFAYQVAGRQLPVLENITLRVSPGDFLAVTGAGGSGKSTLAMLMAGLLEPTAGRVTLHGQPARGRGKGKGLSPWQRVGMVFQQPEQQLFAETVAEDVAFGPRNLGLGGARLEARVKAALRAVGLDPQAVGGRSPFTLSGGQQRRVAIAGILAMEPEVLILDEPTAGLDPAGREQVLNVVRAFYRRPGKAVVLISHNMVEVAELAREVIVLHQGRVALQGTPRDIFRQGEALRSYGLIPPPLTSLMQVLRRRGAPVPLDVLTLAEARDAILAWLGV, via the coding sequence ATGGAAATTGGCCTCCAGGAAGTAAGTTTTGCCTACCAGGTAGCCGGCCGGCAGTTACCGGTGCTGGAAAACATCACTCTCAGAGTTTCTCCGGGCGATTTCCTGGCCGTTACCGGGGCCGGGGGTTCGGGGAAATCAACCCTGGCCATGCTCATGGCCGGCCTGCTGGAACCCACAGCGGGCCGGGTTACCCTGCACGGGCAGCCGGCCAGGGGGCGGGGTAAAGGGAAAGGTTTATCACCTTGGCAGAGGGTGGGTATGGTCTTTCAACAGCCGGAGCAGCAACTCTTTGCCGAAACGGTGGCTGAAGATGTAGCCTTTGGCCCCCGGAACCTGGGCCTTGGCGGGGCCAGGCTCGAAGCAAGGGTAAAGGCGGCCCTCCGCGCTGTAGGCCTGGACCCGCAAGCGGTGGGCGGGCGTTCCCCCTTTACCTTAAGCGGGGGACAGCAGCGCCGGGTAGCCATCGCCGGGATCCTGGCCATGGAGCCGGAGGTTTTAATCCTGGATGAGCCGACGGCCGGGCTGGACCCGGCCGGCCGGGAACAGGTACTTAACGTTGTCCGGGCCTTTTACCGCCGGCCCGGGAAAGCAGTAGTCCTTATCTCCCATAATATGGTTGAGGTGGCCGAACTGGCCCGGGAGGTTATAGTTTTACACCAGGGACGGGTGGCTCTCCAGGGTACGCCCCGGGATATTTTCCGCCAGGGAGAAGCTTTAAGATCCTATGGCCTTATCCCGCCGCCCCTGACCAGCCTGATGCAGGTGTTGCGCCGCCGGGGGGCCCCGGTACCCCTGGATGTCCTCACCCTGGCCGAGGCCCGGGACGCCATCCTGGCCTGGCTGGGGGTTTAG
- a CDS encoding energy-coupling factor transporter ATPase yields the protein MIEVQGVTFSYPGATVPALETISLIIKPGEFLAITGPNGSGKSTLARLLNGLLRPGEGRVLVDGLDTRDEASLVDIRRRVGMVFQDPDNQLVAATVEDDVAFGLENLGLPPAEIRQRVAAALEAVDLVNLRTRPPHRLSGGQKQRLALAGVLAMEPRYLVLDEATAMLDPVAREEILQKVLELRREKGLAVILITHLMEEAARAERILVLKAGQILLAGPPAEVMQQEEKLAAAGLKVPVTVALGKGLRQAGLKLPANLVTVEEMARALWKLASRK from the coding sequence ATGATCGAGGTCCAGGGCGTCACTTTTTCCTACCCGGGAGCTACCGTACCGGCCCTGGAAACTATAAGTTTAATTATCAAACCGGGGGAATTTCTGGCTATCACGGGCCCCAATGGTTCCGGCAAATCCACCCTGGCCAGGTTACTAAATGGCCTGCTGCGGCCCGGGGAAGGTCGCGTACTGGTAGACGGCCTGGACACCCGGGACGAAGCTTCTCTGGTAGACATTCGCCGCCGGGTAGGGATGGTCTTCCAGGACCCCGACAACCAGCTGGTGGCAGCTACCGTAGAAGATGATGTAGCCTTCGGGCTGGAAAATCTGGGCCTGCCGCCGGCTGAAATAAGGCAGCGGGTAGCAGCCGCCCTGGAGGCTGTGGATCTGGTAAATTTAAGGACCAGGCCTCCCCACCGCCTCTCGGGGGGGCAGAAACAGCGCCTGGCCCTGGCCGGCGTCCTGGCCATGGAACCCCGCTACCTGGTCCTGGACGAGGCTACGGCCATGCTGGACCCGGTAGCCCGGGAGGAAATTCTCCAGAAGGTATTGGAATTACGCCGGGAAAAAGGGCTGGCCGTTATCCTCATAACTCACCTGATGGAAGAGGCAGCCCGGGCAGAACGGATCCTGGTCCTGAAGGCGGGGCAGATACTTTTAGCCGGCCCGCCGGCGGAAGTGATGCAGCAGGAGGAGAAGCTGGCCGCAGCGGGACTTAAGGTGCCGGTAACCGTTGCCCTGGGCAAGGGTTTAAGGCAGGCGGGTTTAAAATTACCGGCCAATTTAGTCACAGTGGAGGAGATGGCCCGGGCCCTATGGAAATTGGCCTCCAGGAAGTAA
- the rplQ gene encoding 50S ribosomal protein L17, with the protein MGYRKLGRLSGHRKMMLRNIVTSFLREGKIETTEMRAKELKSLAEKMITLGKRGDLHARRQALAYLLDEDVVTKLFKEIGPRYQDKNGGYTRIIKTGFRQGDGAPMVRIELV; encoded by the coding sequence ATGGGTTACCGTAAATTAGGCCGCCTGTCCGGCCACCGGAAAATGATGCTGCGCAATATCGTAACTTCCTTTTTGCGGGAAGGTAAAATAGAAACCACGGAAATGCGGGCCAAAGAACTAAAAAGCCTGGCCGAGAAAATGATCACCCTGGGCAAAAGGGGTGACCTCCATGCCCGGCGCCAGGCTCTGGCTTACCTGCTGGATGAAGACGTGGTTACCAAATTGTTTAAAGAAATTGGCCCGCGTTATCAGGATAAAAATGGCGGCTATACCCGGATAATTAAGACCGGCTTCCGCCAGGGTGACGGCGCGCCCATGGTGCGCATTGAACTGGTATAA
- a CDS encoding DNA-directed RNA polymerase subunit alpha, whose amino-acid sequence MLEIERPRIECLEMSNKYGRFVVEPLERGYGITLGNSLRRILLSSLPGAAVTTVKIEGVLHEFSTIPGVVEDTTEIILNLKSLALKLHTDEPKVIRIEAEGEGEVTAADIITDADVEVLNPDLHIATVEKGGRLFIEMTVEKGRGYVSAEKNKKEDQPIGIIPVDSLFSPVHKVNYQVENTRVGQVTDYDKLTLEVWTDGTIAPDEAVSSAAKILIEHMRLFLGLTERVSDEVTMVEKEEESRDRLMDMSIEELDLSVRSYNCLKRAGINTVGELLQRTEEDMMKVRNLGKKSLEEVTQKLAELGLSLRQSDG is encoded by the coding sequence ATGCTCGAAATTGAAAGGCCCAGGATTGAGTGCCTGGAAATGTCCAATAAGTACGGGCGGTTTGTAGTCGAGCCCCTGGAGCGAGGTTATGGAATCACCCTGGGTAATTCCCTGCGGCGGATTCTCCTCTCCTCATTGCCGGGGGCTGCCGTCACCACGGTCAAAATTGAAGGGGTTCTCCATGAGTTTTCCACCATTCCCGGGGTCGTTGAGGATACCACGGAGATTATTTTAAACCTCAAGTCCCTGGCCCTGAAACTCCACACTGATGAACCCAAAGTAATCAGGATTGAGGCCGAAGGTGAAGGCGAGGTTACAGCTGCCGATATTATCACTGATGCTGACGTCGAAGTCTTAAACCCCGACCTGCACATTGCCACCGTAGAAAAAGGCGGCCGCCTGTTTATCGAAATGACGGTGGAAAAAGGACGGGGTTATGTCAGTGCGGAAAAAAATAAAAAAGAGGACCAGCCCATCGGGATTATCCCGGTCGATTCCCTCTTTTCGCCAGTCCATAAAGTAAACTACCAGGTGGAAAACACCCGGGTAGGACAGGTTACTGACTATGATAAACTCACCCTGGAGGTATGGACTGACGGTACTATTGCCCCTGATGAGGCAGTGAGCTCGGCAGCCAAGATTCTCATCGAACACATGCGCCTTTTTTTAGGTTTAACGGAGCGAGTCAGCGATGAAGTGACCATGGTAGAGAAGGAAGAAGAAAGCCGGGATCGCCTCATGGATATGTCCATTGAGGAACTTGATCTATCGGTACGTTCTTACAACTGCCTGAAGCGGGCGGGCATTAATACCGTGGGCGAGCTTTTACAGCGTACGGAAGAAGATATGATGAAGGTACGCAACCTGGGTAAAAAATCCCTGGAAGAAGTCACGCAAAAGCTCGCGGAACTGGGCCTGTCCCTGCGACAGAGCGATGGGTAA
- the rpsD gene encoding 30S ribosomal protein S4: MARYKESTCRLCRREGMKLFLKGDRCYSDKCAVARRSYAPGQHGQARKKLSEYGLQLREKQKARRIYGIMERQFSNYFEKAERMKGVTGENLLILLERRLDNVVYRLGFADSRAQARMLVRHGHFTVNGHKVNIPSYLVRPGDVIAVREKSKESPLFKEIAAAAAHRTVPAWLKSDPAALEGHVFALPTREQIDVPVQEHLIVELYSR, encoded by the coding sequence TTGGCAAGGTATAAAGAGTCCACCTGCCGCCTGTGCCGGCGGGAAGGCATGAAGCTTTTCCTTAAAGGCGATCGCTGCTACTCGGATAAATGTGCCGTGGCCCGGCGGTCCTATGCCCCCGGCCAGCACGGCCAGGCCAGGAAAAAGCTTTCCGAATACGGCCTGCAGCTAAGGGAAAAGCAGAAGGCCCGCCGCATTTACGGCATCATGGAACGGCAGTTCAGCAACTACTTTGAGAAGGCCGAGCGCATGAAGGGCGTTACTGGTGAAAACCTGCTCATCCTGCTGGAACGGCGCCTGGACAATGTTGTTTATCGCCTGGGTTTTGCCGATTCCCGCGCTCAGGCCAGGATGTTAGTCCGGCACGGTCATTTTACAGTAAACGGCCACAAAGTAAATATCCCTTCCTACCTGGTCCGGCCGGGGGATGTCATTGCCGTCCGGGAAAAGAGCAAAGAGAGCCCGCTTTTCAAAGAGATTGCCGCGGCGGCAGCCCACCGGACGGTGCCGGCCTGGCTTAAGTCGGACCCGGCAGCTTTAGAAGGTCACGTCTTCGCCCTGCCGACGCGGGAGCAGATTGACGTGCCGGTGCAAGAACACCTCATCGTTGAGCTTTACTCCAGGTAA